From the Cucumis sativus cultivar 9930 chromosome 5, Cucumber_9930_V3, whole genome shotgun sequence genome, the window aaaaccccaccttttttttttctcctctcctctctcttTTCACCATGGATTCCGTCGCCTTTCTCAAGTTCTTCAAACATTCCGGCGCTGACGAATTACAGAAacaggaggaggaggaggaggaggaagaagaagaaggagaagattcGTTCTTTGATATTGAGTTTTTCTCTGTTTCAGCTGGAAAGATTCAAAGCCCGGAACAGAGACCTCAAATTCCGACTAAATTAGGAGACCATATAAACCTCTGTTCCGATTCCATTTCCAAAAGAAAGATTCTTCCAATCGAGCCCACTTCGAAGCCGCAATCTCCGATTCAGCTACTTAAATCGGCACCTAAGTTTCCTGTTTTCATCTTCAAGAAACAGAGATCAATGGCTAAAAACAGACCACCTACCGGACAAGAAGGAGGTGAAAGCAGAGTTCTGAACTCCAAGCTCACTAGAGACAACAGCACGAGAAGATTCGGAGGCATTTTTCCGCCGGACCCATGTGAACCTCCGGTTCCGGCTCCGACGAGACGGTTCTCGAAGGAGGTGGTgcagaaatatttaaaactgaTTAAGCCTAAGGTTTTAAGAAAACCCACCGACAGCGGCAGCGACTTATCGTCGGCGGCTGTGGATTCGCCGGTGAGGGAGAAGCACGAGAATGGACTTCCGGCGGGGATTCGTTTGGTGTGTAGACATCTGGGTAAGAGCAAATCAGCGTCGGCGGCTGGAGGATTGGCAGCAGCGGTGATTCCTCAGACGAACCGGAGGGATGATTCGTTGTTGCAACAGCACGACGGGATTCAAAGCGCCATTTTACACTGTAAAAGATCCTTCAACGCCTCCTcaggtaaaaagaaaaatcaaagctCGATCTTAGAGCTTCTAATTTTGTCAAATCTTTCACACAGTTTTATTTACTTACTTCTAAATCAACATTTGATCATCTAGTTTTATTATTGGCcaa encodes:
- the LOC101216668 gene encoding probable membrane-associated kinase regulator 5; the encoded protein is MDSVAFLKFFKHSGADELQKQEEEEEEEEEEGEDSFFDIEFFSVSAGKIQSPEQRPQIPTKLGDHINLCSDSISKRKILPIEPTSKPQSPIQLLKSAPKFPVFIFKKQRSMAKNRPPTGQEGGESRVLNSKLTRDNSTRRFGGIFPPDPCEPPVPAPTRRFSKEVVQKYLKLIKPKVLRKPTDSGSDLSSAAVDSPVREKHENGLPAGIRLVCRHLGKSKSASAAGGLAAAVIPQTNRRDDSLLQQHDGIQSAILHCKRSFNASSEKPLFLSSRSEATTASQERPRSLSCKDFSFKEGKEEGEMKRMMKKE